GGGCGGTCTTCGCGAGGTGATGAAGGGCGACGACTACCAGGCGATACGGAGCGCGATCGACGTGCTGAACCAGGGCACAATGCGATTGGCGGAGCTGATGATGGACAGCGCGGTTACGTCAGCACTGAAGGGCAAGACGATGGAGGCCGCGGATATGGGCGAAGGTCCGAGCGTCCCGCATCCGTTCGCGAAGGCAGAGATTGAGAACACGAAATAGCGGCACGAATCATTGTGAGGAATGATGCCTGACGAAAAAATACAGGGCGGCGGAACTACGGCGACAGCCGACGACGCAGGCGCGAACACGGTTCGCGTAACATTTTTGCCCGACAACAAGACGGCGGAATTCGAATACGGCAAACTCGACTACAAGGAACATGGCAAGCCGCAATCCATTCTCGATATCGCTTTGAACTGTGGGGTAAAACTCGACCACGCCTGCGGTGGAAACTGCGCATGCACGACTTGCCACGTGGTGGTGCGAAAAGGCAAAGAGCTGCTGAGCGACCTGGAGGATGACGAGGCTGACCGCCTCGACATGGCCGCCGACCTGCAGCTCGACTCGCGCCTCGGGTGCCAGGCGCAAATCATCAAGCCTGGCGAAGTCGTCGTCGAGATTCCCGCGTGGAATCGCAACTACGTTTCCGAAGAACACTGAGGTGCTGATTGCCGAAAAAGTGTTGTCTATTCATTTGAGATTTGCACCACTACGTACTGCTGCGGGGAGAAAGACTTAATGGCTGCCGAGTTACGCTGGGACGATACGGAAGATCTCGCGCTGATGCTGACCGACAAGTTCCCGGAACAGAATCCTCTCGAGGTGCGCTTCACGGACCTGCACCGCATGGTTACAGAGTTGCCCACATTCGTCGATGACCCAAAGGCCTCGAACGAGGGCAAACTCGAAGCCATCCAGATGGCGTGGTACGAAGAGTGGCAGGACAGGCAGGAATAGGTCTCCCTTTATTGCAGCTACTTAAATTTTCCCGAATCGCTTGCGAAACGGGTTCACGCCCGCTTGAGGAGCGTGAACCGTGATGCGAGACGACCCGGATGAAGCTGACTCATCTGACCTCAGGGATTCCACAGCAAACAATACTCACTCCGGTAGAGAGCCCAATCTACTTGTGTGTCCGTAATGCGGCGGATGTGGCTGGTTTAGGCAAGCGTTTCGCCAAATTGCAATGACGATCAGAATCCGATCGTTTCAATCCACGCACCCGCGCGCGAGGCGACACCCACGTGGGGTGCGACGCTGTTCCCCTGAATGTCCCCTTCAATGGCGAACTTGTTTCAATCCACGCACATGGGGTGCGACTATGCTTCTCAGCCTAATTTCCTCTCCCTAAGAGGGTTCAATCCACGCACCCGCGTGGGGTGCGACTGGGGATGTCGTAAGGGTCCGGCGCGGCCATCACGTTTCAATCCACGCACCCGCGTGGGATGCGACGGGAGTGATACCGCACAGCTGCGAGGCGAGGGAGTTTCAATCCACGCACCCGCGTGGGGTGCGACGCGCCACGGATGCTTCGTTCGCTGATAGACCTTGTTTCAATCCACGCACCCGCGTGGGGTGCGACTTTAACGCCGTATCCGTTCACTGGTGCCATTTTTGTTTCAATCCACGCACCCGCGTGGGGTGCGACTGCACGCATTGCGGACGCGTCGTCACGTTGACCGTTTCAATCCACGCACCCGCGTGGGGTGCGACAACCAACACGCAACGATTTACCGTCTGGAATGCGTTTCAATCCACGCACCCGCGTGGGGTGCGACGTTCCACGAGCCTACCGTGCTGGGGCCGAGGTAGAGTTTCAATCCACGCACCCGCGTGGGGTGCGACATGCGCCTGTCTGTGCGCAGCTTGTAATTGGAAATGTTTCAATCCACGCACCCGCGTGGGGTGCGACATCCCTAGCGTCCCCTTCGATGTCGAGCTTGTAGTTTCAATCCACGCACCCGCGTGGGGTGCGACAGCCGTTCAACGTCGGGCATCGTCAGTTCGTTGCGTTTCAATCCACGCACCCGCGTGGGGTGCGACCGCTGGTTGCGCTGTCTGCTCTACCTGGACAGGGGTTTCAATCCACGCACCCGCGTGGGGTGCGACGAGATGGAAGCCTATGTCGGCGTCCGTGGATCGGTTTCAATCCACGCACCCGCGTGGGGTGCGACATCCATGCCTGCTTGCAGTGTGGGGTACTTGATGTTTCAATCCACGCACCCGCGTGGGGTGCGACGCTTGCGCTTGTACCAGGAATCAGCCCCGCGCCGTTTCAATCCACGCACCCGCGTGGGGTGCGACGAGATGGCCCAGGCACCCACCGCGAGAACCGAGAAG
The nucleotide sequence above comes from Clostridia bacterium. Encoded proteins:
- a CDS encoding 2Fe-2S iron-sulfur cluster-binding protein, whose amino-acid sequence is MPDEKIQGGGTTATADDAGANTVRVTFLPDNKTAEFEYGKLDYKEHGKPQSILDIALNCGVKLDHACGGNCACTTCHVVVRKGKELLSDLEDDEADRLDMAADLQLDSRLGCQAQIIKPGEVVVEIPAWNRNYVSEEH
- the iscX gene encoding Fe-S cluster assembly protein IscX, with the protein product MAAELRWDDTEDLALMLTDKFPEQNPLEVRFTDLHRMVTELPTFVDDPKASNEGKLEAIQMAWYEEWQDRQE